One part of the Planctomycetia bacterium genome encodes these proteins:
- a CDS encoding SRPBCC domain-containing protein — MAANITGNEIRIKRQYDAPLRAVWDAWTDPKQAAHWCGPRGFTITTHSHDLRPGGIWHYTMHGPDGVDYPNKTFYHEVVKHSRMVYDHGGYDDRPPLFRVTVQFTEMDGKTSLDMRMGFATPEVAEQMHGFIKKAGGNATWDRLGEYLEKQSSGIEKFIINRSFAAPLEKVFEMWTVPEHFCQWLPPTGFTMKFIRGDIRQGWGAFFSMTNGQGITFHGKSEYLKIVKPSELIYTQQFCEADGTVSRHPMAPVWPETMLTTVKLTAEDTGHTRVTVTTEPYGSVTAEEIQIFGNARTGMTAGWTGSFDKLEELLG; from the coding sequence ATGGCCGCGAACATTACGGGAAATGAAATCAGAATCAAACGTCAGTACGATGCACCGCTGCGTGCCGTCTGGGATGCCTGGACCGATCCCAAGCAGGCTGCTCACTGGTGCGGGCCGCGTGGATTCACCATCACAACGCACAGCCATGATCTTCGGCCTGGCGGCATCTGGCACTACACCATGCACGGGCCAGATGGCGTTGATTACCCGAACAAAACGTTTTACCACGAAGTGGTGAAGCACTCGCGGATGGTCTACGACCATGGTGGATACGATGATCGTCCCCCGCTGTTTCGCGTCACGGTGCAGTTCACCGAGATGGATGGCAAGACCTCGCTCGACATGCGGATGGGCTTTGCTACTCCGGAAGTAGCAGAACAAATGCATGGCTTCATCAAGAAGGCAGGCGGAAACGCAACCTGGGATCGGCTCGGCGAGTACCTCGAAAAACAGTCGAGCGGAATCGAGAAGTTCATCATCAATCGGAGCTTTGCTGCACCACTGGAGAAAGTGTTTGAGATGTGGACAGTGCCTGAGCACTTTTGCCAGTGGCTACCACCAACGGGTTTTACCATGAAGTTCATTCGGGGCGATATTCGTCAGGGCTGGGGCGCCTTCTTCTCCATGACCAATGGCCAGGGTATCACCTTCCATGGCAAGTCGGAGTACCTCAAGATCGTGAAGCCGAGCGAGCTGATCTACACGCAGCAGTTCTGCGAAGCCGATGGAACAGTTTCACGTCATCCGATGGCCCCGGTATGGCCTGAGACAATGCTGACCACGGTGAAGCTGACAGCTGAGGATACGGGGCACACCCGTGTCACCGTTACCACCGAACCTTATGGATCAGTTACCGCAGAAGAAATTCAAATCTTTGGCAATGCAAGGACCGGCATGACCGCAGGCTGGACAGGTTCGTTCGACAAACTGGAGGAGTTGCTGGGATAA
- a CDS encoding ferredoxin family protein yields MAHVVTANCHDCRYTDCVVVCPVECFWQDEKMLYIDPIDCIDCEACVPECPVEAIYAEANVPGQWTSYIQLNTEKTAQLKADKVNNITQKTSPLEGPDCSAKK; encoded by the coding sequence ATGGCCCATGTCGTAACCGCCAATTGCCACGATTGCCGATACACCGATTGTGTCGTGGTGTGCCCGGTGGAGTGCTTCTGGCAAGATGAAAAGATGCTCTACATCGACCCGATCGACTGCATCGATTGTGAAGCCTGCGTGCCAGAATGCCCCGTAGAAGCCATCTATGCTGAGGCTAATGTCCCCGGCCAATGGACTTCCTATATTCAGTTGAACACCGAAAAAACGGCACAACTGAAGGCAGACAAGGTGAACAACATCACCCAGAAAACCTCACCTCTGGAAGGGCCTGACTGCTCGGCCAAGAAGTGA
- a CDS encoding iron dicitrate transport regulator FecR codes for MDSSQLTKAASLLRHAKKVTVFTGAGTSAESGIPTFRDGSGLWQQFPPERFAHWKGLIQEGWRDPASVARFVLAVLEPIAKAVPNAAHQAIAQLADKTTVTVITQNIDNLHQEAGSLRVREVHGSLFKIIDGKGTMVRRLNKSDLLRMVERLKEMIASKVTIIKLLRSFKDILGLSWRGVTRPSIVLFNEGLAEPDWAQAMEDTQWCDLMVIVGTSAQVFPACTLPVQVKMRNVPLIEINPDTQEFSSLWLKGKATEVVPRLIDLAFNDSSH; via the coding sequence ATGGATAGCTCACAACTCACCAAGGCGGCAAGTCTGTTGCGGCATGCAAAGAAAGTGACGGTTTTCACCGGAGCAGGCACTTCGGCTGAGAGTGGTATCCCGACTTTTCGCGATGGCTCGGGCCTGTGGCAGCAATTTCCACCTGAACGATTTGCTCATTGGAAAGGACTGATTCAGGAGGGTTGGCGAGATCCTGCATCAGTTGCCCGCTTCGTTTTGGCTGTTCTTGAACCGATTGCCAAGGCTGTGCCGAACGCTGCCCACCAGGCTATTGCTCAACTGGCAGACAAGACGACCGTTACAGTCATTACTCAAAACATCGACAATCTGCATCAGGAAGCAGGCAGTCTGCGTGTTCGCGAAGTACATGGCAGCCTGTTCAAGATTATTGATGGCAAGGGTACGATGGTTCGTCGGCTGAACAAAAGCGATCTGCTACGGATGGTGGAACGCCTGAAGGAAATGATTGCCAGCAAGGTAACGATCATTAAACTCCTACGCAGTTTCAAAGATATCCTTGGGCTCAGTTGGCGTGGTGTCACTCGCCCCAGCATCGTGCTTTTCAACGAAGGCTTGGCCGAACCCGACTGGGCACAAGCAATGGAAGATACCCAGTGGTGTGATCTCATGGTGATTGTTGGCACCTCTGCCCAGGTCTTTCCCGCCTGCACGTTGCCAGTGCAAGTTAAAATGCGAAATGTCCCGTTGATCGAGATCAACCCAGACACTCAGGAATTCAGCAGCCTGTGGCTGAAAGGAAAAGCTACCGAGGTAGTGCCAAGGTTGATTGACTTGGCGTTCAATGATTCCAGCCATTAA
- a CDS encoding aquaporin, translated as MKRYLTEIIGTFFLVLTIGLATTATPKISFPELAIASALMVMVYMGGHISGAHYNPAVSLAVMLRGKLSPIDFVPYVVCQLAGSLLACYVVHQINGGFIKVEPHANTTPVMAIIVEFIFTFALALVVLNVATAKGTEGNSFYGLAIGFTVLVGAMVGGGISGGAFNPAVGFGPITFNFWMKQGELNNLGYYIVGPFLGGAVAAAVFWVQNAEWKVSMSSADKK; from the coding sequence ATGAAACGTTATCTGACCGAAATCATCGGAACCTTTTTCCTGGTTCTGACCATTGGATTGGCGACTACCGCTACCCCCAAGATCAGCTTTCCGGAACTGGCTATTGCCAGCGCCCTCATGGTCATGGTCTACATGGGTGGACATATTTCCGGTGCCCATTACAACCCGGCCGTCAGCCTGGCCGTGATGCTGCGAGGCAAACTATCCCCCATCGATTTCGTTCCCTATGTGGTTTGCCAGTTGGCTGGTTCGCTTCTGGCCTGTTACGTGGTGCATCAAATTAATGGTGGGTTTATCAAAGTCGAACCGCATGCCAACACCACTCCAGTGATGGCGATCATCGTCGAGTTCATTTTCACCTTTGCCCTGGCTCTCGTCGTGCTCAATGTCGCAACTGCCAAGGGAACCGAAGGCAATTCCTTTTACGGCCTCGCAATCGGCTTCACCGTGCTGGTTGGAGCCATGGTTGGTGGTGGCATCTCCGGCGGAGCATTCAATCCTGCGGTAGGCTTCGGCCCCATCACCTTCAACTTCTGGATGAAACAGGGTGAGCTCAACAACCTGGGCTACTACATCGTCGGCCCATTCCTGGGTGGAGCCGTCGCCGCCGCCGTCTTCTGGGTGCAGAACGCCGAGTGGAAAGTCTCGATGTCCTCTGCGGATAAGAAGTAG
- a CDS encoding helix-turn-helix transcriptional regulator yields MADKLSQTFTALADPTRRALLAKLSRGETTVSDLAKPFLKKMSLPAITKHLKVLEKAGLLTKSRQAQTRPCKIKGDAFKDAAQWLEQYRQHWEEALDRLGEYLKTIHPPASTKGTHHGREHYGK; encoded by the coding sequence ATGGCCGATAAACTCAGTCAGACCTTCACTGCACTCGCTGACCCTACTCGGCGGGCATTGCTGGCCAAGCTGTCGCGGGGCGAGACGACGGTTTCAGACCTGGCCAAGCCGTTTCTGAAGAAGATGAGCTTGCCTGCCATCACCAAACACTTGAAAGTGCTGGAGAAAGCCGGGCTGCTCACCAAATCACGACAGGCACAGACCCGCCCCTGCAAAATCAAAGGCGATGCCTTCAAAGACGCTGCCCAGTGGCTGGAACAATACCGCCAGCACTGGGAAGAGGCTCTCGACCGCCTCGGCGAATACCTCAAGACCATCCATCCTCCTGCATCCACGAAAGGAACGCACCATGGCCGCGAACATTACGGGAAATGA
- a CDS encoding LL-diaminopimelate aminotransferase: MSTSALPWFQSLFAERIGGMKYGQGTAIYKFEKIKRAKREALAQFPNRMLLDFGIGENDDMADASIRQVLCDEANKVDNRGYADNGILAFKEAAARFMKREFNVTLDPVTEINHAIGSKPAYAMLPAAFINPGDVTLMTVPGYPVAGTHTKYYGGEVYPLPLLPQNNFFPDLKSIPSDIAKRAKLLVINYPNSPTGQVATKAFYQEVIEFAHRHQVVIVQDAAHILLSYEGRPMSFLEMDGAREVGVEVHSMSKGFNMIGWRMGFVAGHERIVRAFADIKDNSDSGQFMAVQKAAAFALDQPAIHQAVRKKYQRRLEKLVAALNSVGFTAKMPGGTYFLYVKAPKGSNHRAFVDAEDVSQFLITNLSLCCVPWDDAGPHLRFSVTYTAQDEKAEDALMAETVKRLKGLELEF, encoded by the coding sequence ATGAGCACGTCGGCCTTGCCCTGGTTTCAGTCGTTGTTTGCAGAACGCATTGGTGGAATGAAGTATGGTCAGGGAACAGCCATCTACAAATTCGAGAAAATCAAACGGGCTAAGCGGGAAGCGCTTGCCCAGTTTCCCAACCGAATGCTGCTCGATTTCGGCATCGGTGAAAATGATGACATGGCCGATGCTTCCATTCGGCAAGTGCTCTGCGATGAAGCCAACAAGGTGGACAACCGAGGCTATGCTGATAACGGCATTCTTGCCTTCAAGGAAGCAGCTGCCCGGTTCATGAAGCGTGAGTTCAATGTCACGCTCGACCCTGTGACAGAGATCAACCACGCCATAGGCTCGAAACCTGCCTATGCGATGCTGCCTGCTGCCTTCATCAATCCGGGCGATGTCACCCTGATGACAGTGCCCGGATATCCGGTGGCGGGCACACACACCAAATACTACGGTGGTGAAGTTTATCCATTGCCGCTGTTACCACAGAATAATTTCTTTCCGGATTTGAAGAGTATTCCTTCTGATATTGCCAAGCGGGCCAAGTTGCTGGTGATCAACTACCCCAATAGCCCGACAGGGCAGGTGGCTACCAAGGCGTTTTATCAGGAAGTGATTGAATTCGCTCATCGACACCAGGTTGTCATCGTGCAGGATGCTGCCCATATTCTGCTGTCGTACGAAGGCCGGCCGATGAGTTTCCTGGAAATGGATGGCGCCAGGGAAGTGGGTGTGGAAGTACATTCCATGTCGAAAGGCTTCAATATGATTGGCTGGCGAATGGGTTTTGTGGCAGGGCATGAAAGAATCGTACGGGCCTTTGCAGATATCAAAGATAATAGTGATTCAGGCCAATTTATGGCGGTGCAGAAAGCAGCAGCTTTTGCACTCGATCAACCTGCCATTCACCAGGCTGTCCGCAAGAAATATCAGAGAAGACTCGAAAAACTGGTAGCTGCTCTGAACAGTGTCGGTTTCACTGCCAAGATGCCTGGAGGCACCTATTTTCTGTATGTGAAGGCGCCGAAAGGGAGTAATCATCGGGCTTTTGTCGATGCCGAAGATGTATCCCAGTTTTTGATAACGAATCTCTCACTCTGTTGCGTACCTTGGGACGATGCAGGCCCACACTTACGCTTTTCCGTGACTTATACTGCACAGGATGAAAAAGCCGAGGATGCCTTGATGGCTGAAACGGTTAAGAGGCTGAAGGGTCTGGAACTGGAGTTTTAA